From the genome of Thermoflexus hugenholtzii, one region includes:
- a CDS encoding NUDIX hydrolase, whose protein sequence is MNRPLIAPSELETLTARFGPQPHHHAEVIGDGWWDEVRRNLDRRRGEVLLVIQRPGGEILVHTKAFYPPEAYRLPTGGIGWGETAWEALHREMAEETGLPVQAAEWWGLITYTLYPSADRRDLGTPFVSFVFYVRTEGEPRPADLGEQIAAFRWVPPETLPEIARRLESLDLPWRGWGVFRAVGHRFVWEHHRERLTSARANPSQKG, encoded by the coding sequence GTGAACCGACCCCTGATCGCTCCGTCCGAGCTGGAGACGCTGACCGCCCGCTTCGGCCCTCAGCCCCATCACCACGCCGAGGTGATCGGCGACGGCTGGTGGGATGAAGTGCGTCGCAACCTGGATCGGCGACGCGGGGAGGTGCTCCTGGTGATCCAGCGCCCGGGAGGCGAGATCCTGGTCCACACCAAAGCGTTCTACCCTCCGGAAGCCTATCGCCTCCCCACCGGTGGCATCGGCTGGGGGGAGACCGCCTGGGAGGCGCTGCATCGGGAGATGGCCGAGGAGACCGGCCTGCCGGTGCAGGCCGCCGAATGGTGGGGGCTCATCACCTACACCCTGTATCCCTCCGCAGACCGCCGGGACCTGGGGACGCCCTTCGTCTCTTTTGTGTTCTACGTTCGCACGGAGGGGGAGCCCCGACCCGCCGACCTCGGGGAGCAGATCGCCGCCTTCCGCTGGGTCCCACCGGAAACCCTCCCTGAGATCGCGCGGCGCCTGGAATCCCTGGACCTGCCGTGGCGCGGCTGGGGAGTCTTCCGGGCGGTGGGCCATCGCTTTGTGTGGGAACATCACCGGGAACGCCTGACATCCGCCCGCGCGAACCCTTCGCAAAAAGGATGA
- a CDS encoding CRISPR-associated protein Csx3, whose protein sequence is MAHYVLRAAPDGEGDWFHEAEPRLARQLRIKGAFDERWVDRIVQDIRRRHLPLLVDVGGMPTPEQERILGVVTHAILLIRDPAARPVWQERVRRYGLHLIADLDSRLEGSSEILEETPVLRGVITGLERGRMAEGPVFEALAERIAALFRYDPEELRRYHLAMAPDVDWVIDLDELARMLEVRREGEAPRWAPEDLPRMLDFLPEGKPLALYGRGPAWLYAALAVHALPAPFFQFDVRLGWVEPPRFRWATEGEERTADRSSPLAFTVERAPGGWRLRAALRHPYVEREETEGLLLPSIPEEGLLILNGKLPLWLFTALARACAGRPALAVFEPRGNQAVVIASRDPAFPVGTVWRIEDPGPPG, encoded by the coding sequence GTGGCCCATTATGTGTTGCGGGCGGCGCCGGATGGGGAGGGGGATTGGTTTCACGAGGCGGAGCCCCGGCTGGCCCGGCAGCTCCGGATCAAGGGGGCCTTCGATGAACGCTGGGTGGATCGGATCGTCCAGGACATCCGGCGTCGCCACCTGCCGCTGCTGGTGGATGTGGGGGGGATGCCGACCCCGGAGCAAGAGCGGATCCTGGGCGTGGTCACCCACGCGATCCTCCTCATCCGGGATCCCGCGGCCCGCCCGGTCTGGCAGGAGCGCGTCCGGCGTTACGGCCTGCATTTGATCGCGGATCTGGATTCCCGCCTGGAAGGCTCCTCGGAGATCCTGGAGGAGACACCGGTGTTGCGCGGGGTGATCACCGGCCTGGAGCGGGGTCGCATGGCGGAGGGGCCGGTCTTCGAGGCGCTGGCCGAGCGGATCGCGGCCCTCTTCCGCTACGACCCGGAGGAGCTGCGCCGCTATCATCTGGCGATGGCCCCCGACGTCGACTGGGTGATCGACCTGGACGAGCTGGCCCGCATGCTGGAGGTCCGTCGGGAAGGGGAGGCCCCGCGCTGGGCCCCGGAGGATCTGCCCCGGATGCTGGATTTCCTCCCCGAGGGCAAGCCCCTGGCCCTTTACGGCCGCGGCCCCGCCTGGCTCTACGCAGCCCTCGCCGTCCACGCCCTCCCGGCCCCGTTCTTCCAGTTCGACGTCCGGCTGGGCTGGGTGGAACCCCCGCGCTTCCGATGGGCGACGGAGGGCGAGGAACGGACAGCGGACCGTTCATCTCCGCTGGCGTTCACGGTCGAGCGCGCGCCCGGGGGATGGCGGCTCCGGGCTGCCCTCCGCCATCCCTATGTGGAGCGGGAGGAAACAGAGGGCCTGTTGTTGCCCTCGATCCCGGAGGAAGGGCTCCTCATCCTGAACGGGAAGCTGCCCCTCTGGCTGTTCACCGCCCTGGCCCGCGCCTGCGCCGGCCGACCGGCCCTTGCGGTCTTTGAGCCCCGGGGGAATCAGGCGGTGGTCATCGCCTCCCGGGACCCCGCGTTCCCGGTCGGGACGGTGTGGAGGATCGAGGATCCCGGGCCTCCGGGGTGA
- a CDS encoding DUF3782 domain-containing protein encodes MAEGPTAAFPQQVRENSRQIAELRDEIRELRRSVIRMEQRWGLDHENMAADLMPRFLASKGLQVQRIAMVPLEGEVDLVLEIEETEGRWMTWVVRVKGRVWGPHPFEQVLERIQDAAFRSWLLREGFPEPVIPAVFGLAIYAGAEAMAQKLGVGLYEARRGEVVAPRIPSAPGASPSLPETSE; translated from the coding sequence ATGGCAGAGGGGCCAACCGCGGCATTTCCTCAACAGGTTCGGGAGAACAGCCGCCAGATCGCGGAGCTCAGGGATGAGATACGGGAGCTGCGGCGAAGCGTGATCCGTATGGAGCAGCGCTGGGGGCTGGATCATGAGAACATGGCCGCGGATCTGATGCCCCGGTTCCTGGCTTCGAAAGGCCTCCAGGTGCAGCGAATCGCAATGGTGCCGCTCGAAGGAGAAGTGGATCTGGTTCTGGAGATAGAGGAGACAGAGGGCCGCTGGATGACATGGGTTGTGAGGGTGAAGGGGCGGGTGTGGGGTCCTCACCCGTTCGAGCAGGTGCTGGAGCGGATCCAGGATGCCGCGTTCCGGAGCTGGTTGCTGCGGGAGGGGTTCCCGGAGCCGGTGATCCCGGCGGTCTTCGGGTTGGCGATCTATGCGGGGGCGGAGGCGATGGCGCAGAAGCTGGGGGTGGGGCTCTATGAGGCCCGGCGCGGGGAGGTCGTCGCCCCCCGCATCCCTTCGGCGCCGGGGGCATCCCCATCTTTGCCCGAAACATCGGAATGA
- a CDS encoding zinc ribbon domain-containing protein yields MIELIPCPACGREIFAEEGVCPHCGAAFCPACRSPMPEDADRCPACGTVWAWFCSHCDAPVPPEAETCPSCGAPLRPRPCGRCGTMVPPDEPCPGCGAEPCPDCGAWVPADASACPACGLPLGEMCAQCGAALPEGATRCPACGAPAGEPTCPRCGQPVAPESGLCPACGAIWCPMCGEPGPEEPLTAETRCRWCGFELAFACPGCGAVLLSTASECPDCGRVFPRRCPSCEKPLFGAPERCPSCGAPIPAPPPVEDHPASLRPSETAALTVCPNCRTLFRPSEGPCPSCGQWLCPRCRARLWPDELICPRCGAETGARCPDCQAIIPLGASACPICGAELAFVCPRCNARVSERTERCPSCGLDLSGRCPRCGVELPEEADACPACGQALCPECGSAVAEDARACPVCGAAFTYVCETCGAELEPEATRCPRCGHPV; encoded by the coding sequence ATGATCGAGCTCATCCCCTGCCCGGCTTGCGGCCGGGAGATCTTCGCGGAGGAGGGCGTTTGCCCCCACTGTGGGGCCGCTTTCTGCCCGGCGTGCCGATCCCCCATGCCGGAGGATGCGGATCGCTGCCCCGCTTGTGGAACGGTCTGGGCCTGGTTCTGCAGCCACTGTGACGCGCCCGTCCCGCCGGAAGCGGAGACCTGTCCGTCGTGCGGCGCGCCCCTGCGGCCCCGGCCTTGCGGCCGCTGCGGGACGATGGTGCCGCCCGACGAGCCGTGCCCGGGCTGCGGCGCCGAGCCCTGCCCCGATTGCGGCGCGTGGGTGCCGGCGGACGCCTCCGCGTGCCCGGCGTGCGGGTTGCCCCTGGGGGAGATGTGCGCGCAGTGCGGGGCTGCGTTGCCGGAGGGCGCGACCCGCTGCCCGGCCTGCGGCGCGCCGGCCGGGGAGCCCACCTGCCCGCGCTGCGGCCAGCCCGTGGCGCCGGAGTCGGGTCTGTGCCCCGCGTGCGGCGCGATCTGGTGCCCGATGTGCGGGGAGCCCGGACCCGAAGAGCCCCTCACGGCGGAGACGCGATGCCGATGGTGCGGCTTCGAGCTGGCCTTCGCCTGCCCGGGTTGCGGGGCCGTTCTGCTGAGCACGGCGTCGGAATGCCCGGACTGTGGGCGGGTTTTCCCCCGGCGTTGCCCGTCCTGCGAGAAGCCCCTCTTCGGCGCGCCGGAGCGCTGTCCATCGTGCGGAGCCCCGATCCCCGCGCCTCCTCCCGTGGAGGACCATCCGGCTTCCCTCCGCCCTTCTGAAACCGCCGCCCTGACGGTTTGCCCCAACTGCCGGACGCTCTTTCGCCCATCGGAGGGGCCGTGCCCGTCCTGCGGCCAGTGGCTCTGCCCCCGGTGCCGTGCCCGGCTCTGGCCGGATGAGCTCATCTGCCCGCGGTGCGGGGCGGAAACCGGCGCGCGCTGCCCCGATTGCCAGGCGATCATCCCCCTCGGAGCTTCCGCGTGTCCGATCTGCGGGGCCGAGCTCGCCTTCGTCTGCCCGCGCTGCAACGCCCGTGTCTCCGAAAGGACCGAACGTTGCCCCTCCTGCGGCCTGGACCTTTCGGGACGCTGCCCCCGTTGCGGGGTGGAGCTCCCGGAAGAGGCCGACGCCTGCCCGGCCTGCGGGCAGGCCCTGTGCCCGGAATGCGGATCGGCGGTGGCCGAGGACGCCCGCGCCTGTCCGGTCTGCGGGGCCGCCTTCACGTATGTGTGCGAAACCTGTGGGGCGGAGCTGGAACCGGAAGCGACCCGCTGCCCGCGTTGTGGACATCCGGTGTAG
- a CDS encoding TIGR00269 family protein, producing MAIRCRKCGREAAIMMRQHRLALCEEHYLDWFVEQTERTIRMFRMFDRSERVLVAVSGGKDSLSLWDVLLRLGYQADGLYIGLGIDGGIRYSDQSYEKCRRFVTERWPGARLIVVDVKEVYGETIPEVAARTLRGRDKPCAVCGLIKRYIMNRVAYDGGYAALATGHNLDDEVAVLFGNVMNWQVGYLARQGPVLPASRPGFARKVKPFCRFYERETAAYALLRGIDYIYDECPYAEGSTSIAYKEWLAKLEEERPGTKLRFYLGFLKAREEGQIRFATDEAELHACEKCGQPTSAPGICAFCRLWEKRRPARAVAAPVLSTEG from the coding sequence ATGGCGATCCGGTGTCGGAAGTGCGGCCGCGAGGCGGCCATCATGATGCGCCAGCATCGGCTGGCCCTCTGCGAGGAACATTACCTGGATTGGTTCGTGGAACAGACCGAGCGCACCATCCGGATGTTCCGGATGTTCGACCGCTCGGAGCGCGTGCTGGTGGCGGTCTCAGGGGGCAAGGACTCCCTGAGCCTGTGGGATGTGCTGCTGCGCCTGGGCTACCAGGCCGACGGCCTTTACATCGGCCTGGGCATCGACGGCGGCATCCGCTACTCCGATCAATCCTATGAGAAGTGCCGCCGCTTTGTGACCGAGCGCTGGCCCGGCGCCCGCCTGATCGTGGTGGATGTGAAAGAGGTCTACGGGGAGACCATCCCGGAGGTCGCCGCCCGGACCCTGCGCGGCCGGGACAAGCCGTGCGCGGTCTGCGGGCTGATCAAGCGCTACATCATGAACCGCGTAGCCTACGACGGGGGCTACGCCGCCCTGGCCACCGGCCACAACCTGGACGATGAGGTGGCGGTGTTGTTCGGCAACGTGATGAACTGGCAGGTCGGCTACCTGGCCCGCCAGGGCCCGGTGCTGCCCGCCTCCCGCCCCGGCTTCGCCCGCAAGGTGAAACCGTTCTGCCGCTTCTACGAGCGGGAGACCGCCGCCTACGCGCTGCTGCGGGGCATCGACTACATCTACGACGAATGCCCCTACGCCGAGGGCTCCACGAGCATCGCCTACAAAGAGTGGCTGGCGAAGCTGGAGGAGGAGCGCCCCGGCACGAAGCTCCGCTTCTACCTGGGCTTCCTCAAGGCCCGGGAGGAGGGGCAGATCCGCTTCGCGACCGACGAGGCGGAGCTGCACGCCTGTGAGAAGTGCGGGCAGCCGACCTCCGCGCCCGGGATCTGCGCCTTCTGCCGGCTCTGGGAAAAGCGGCGGCCCGCCCGCGCCGTCGCCGCCCCCGTCCTGTCCACGGAGGGCTGA
- a CDS encoding cobalamin-binding protein encodes MRIVSLLPGATELVCALGLAEHLVGVSHECDFPPEVVAGLPRLTRSTLPEGLSDPAAIDAAVREKARRGEPLYVIDEAQLAALEPDLILTQALCEVCAVPMGQALRASGRLRRPPRVIAVNTYRLTDLFACLQQIAEAAGVPERAEDLLRAWRRRLARVADAVAGAPRPRLLLLEWLDPPFCCGHWVPEMVEIAGGQEVLGRPGEPSRRIRWEEVLAAAPDVIGLIPCGYRLADAVESYPLLTRLSFWPQIPAVRNGQVYALEASAYFSRPGPRTIDGIELLTALLHPDRFHTPLRERAVQPLETAGVFPG; translated from the coding sequence ATGCGCATCGTCTCCCTGCTTCCCGGAGCCACCGAGCTGGTCTGCGCCCTGGGGCTGGCGGAGCACCTGGTCGGGGTCTCCCACGAATGCGATTTTCCCCCGGAGGTGGTGGCCGGTCTTCCCCGCCTCACCCGCAGCACGCTGCCGGAGGGGCTGTCCGACCCTGCCGCCATCGACGCGGCGGTCCGGGAGAAGGCCCGGCGGGGCGAGCCCCTCTACGTCATCGATGAAGCCCAGCTGGCCGCGCTGGAGCCCGACCTGATCCTCACCCAGGCCCTGTGTGAAGTCTGCGCCGTCCCCATGGGCCAGGCTCTCCGGGCCTCCGGTCGGCTCCGCCGGCCGCCCCGGGTGATCGCCGTCAACACCTACCGCCTGACGGATCTGTTTGCGTGCCTGCAACAGATCGCCGAGGCCGCCGGGGTGCCCGAGCGCGCGGAGGATCTCCTCCGGGCGTGGCGGCGCCGGCTGGCCCGCGTGGCGGACGCCGTGGCCGGCGCCCCCCGACCGCGCCTTCTGCTCCTCGAATGGCTGGATCCTCCCTTCTGTTGCGGCCACTGGGTCCCCGAGATGGTGGAGATCGCCGGGGGGCAGGAGGTCCTGGGGCGCCCGGGGGAGCCCTCCCGCCGCATCCGATGGGAGGAAGTCCTCGCGGCCGCGCCGGACGTCATCGGCCTGATCCCATGCGGGTATCGCCTGGCCGACGCGGTTGAATCCTATCCCCTCCTCACCCGCCTGTCCTTCTGGCCGCAGATCCCGGCGGTGCGCAACGGGCAGGTCTATGCCCTCGAGGCCTCGGCCTACTTCAGCCGCCCGGGCCCTCGCACCATCGATGGGATCGAGCTCCTAACTGCCCTCCTCCATCCGGATCGCTTTCACACGCCGCTTCGGGAGCGGGCCGTGCAGCCGCTGGAGACCGCCGGGGTCTTCCCGGGATGA
- a CDS encoding deoxynucleoside kinase, with translation MTDHGLSGKKFIAIAGNIGVGKSALTERLARALGWEPFFEAVDDNPYLADFYQDMARWGFHSQIFFLSRRLRHHVLLLQRPHSVIQDRTIYEDAEVFARNLYEQGDLSERDWRVYRELYETLLMFLPPPDLVIYLRASVPTLQHRIALRGRAFEREIPPEYLERLNRLYEDWIRRFDLCPVLTIPADRLDFVQHPRHLRLIVEKVIEKLQGKEEVTFEEELADPGL, from the coding sequence TTGACCGATCATGGGCTTTCCGGGAAGAAGTTCATCGCCATCGCCGGGAACATCGGGGTGGGGAAGTCGGCCCTGACCGAGCGGCTGGCCCGGGCGCTGGGGTGGGAGCCTTTCTTCGAGGCGGTGGACGATAACCCTTACCTCGCCGATTTCTATCAGGACATGGCCCGCTGGGGCTTCCATTCCCAGATTTTCTTCCTGAGCCGCCGGCTCCGGCACCACGTGCTGCTGCTCCAGCGTCCCCACTCGGTGATCCAGGACCGCACAATCTATGAAGACGCCGAGGTCTTCGCCAGAAACCTCTATGAGCAGGGGGATCTGAGCGAACGGGACTGGCGGGTCTACCGGGAGCTCTACGAGACCCTGCTCATGTTCCTCCCGCCGCCGGATCTGGTGATCTACCTGCGGGCCTCCGTCCCCACGCTACAACACCGCATCGCGCTGCGCGGGCGAGCCTTCGAGCGGGAGATCCCCCCGGAATACCTGGAGCGCCTGAACCGGCTCTATGAGGACTGGATCCGACGGTTCGATCTCTGCCCTGTGCTCACCATCCCGGCGGACCGCCTGGATTTCGTGCAGCATCCCCGTCACCTCCGCCTGATCGTGGAGAAAGTGATCGAGAAGCTCCAGGGGAAGGAAGAGGTCACGTTCGAGGAGGAGCTGGCGGATCCGGGGCTCTGA
- a CDS encoding MBL fold metallo-hydrolase, whose translation MPYALHPIAEGVTAIDLHFHGRPQVIAAYLIYDGREAALVETGPTSSAEHLLEGIQAAGVPLEALRHLIVTHIHLDHAGASGFLAQRLPGAKIYVHPVGAPHLIDPSRLIASAARIYGDMLEPLWGKVIPVPADRVQVVPDGERLRVAGHTLVAFETPGHARHHHAFLDETTGLLFTGDIAGVRLPGVRYVRPPTPPPELDLEAWSASIARLRALKAQALCLTHFGAFREDIEWHWEDLERRLWDWGRWIREMMEENRTESEILEALRTRADAELQAAGADPAFYDVAVSYESVVAGYLRYWRKRAEALAQRAEG comes from the coding sequence ATGCCCTACGCCCTGCATCCCATCGCCGAAGGGGTCACGGCCATCGATCTCCATTTCCACGGCCGTCCGCAGGTCATCGCGGCCTATTTGATCTACGACGGCCGGGAGGCCGCCCTGGTGGAGACCGGGCCGACCTCCAGCGCGGAGCACCTGCTGGAGGGGATCCAGGCGGCCGGCGTGCCCCTGGAGGCCCTGCGCCACCTGATCGTCACCCACATCCACCTGGACCACGCGGGGGCATCCGGGTTCCTGGCCCAGCGCCTGCCCGGGGCGAAGATCTACGTTCATCCGGTGGGCGCCCCCCATCTGATCGATCCCTCCCGGCTGATCGCCAGCGCCGCCCGGATCTACGGGGACATGCTGGAGCCGCTGTGGGGGAAGGTGATCCCTGTTCCCGCCGACCGCGTGCAGGTCGTTCCGGATGGGGAACGCCTGCGCGTGGCCGGCCACACCCTGGTGGCCTTCGAGACCCCCGGCCACGCCCGCCACCATCACGCCTTCCTCGACGAGACCACCGGTCTTCTCTTCACCGGGGACATCGCAGGGGTGCGCCTGCCCGGCGTGCGCTACGTCCGCCCGCCCACCCCGCCACCGGAGCTGGACCTGGAGGCCTGGTCGGCCAGCATCGCCCGGCTGCGCGCCCTGAAGGCCCAGGCCCTGTGCCTGACCCACTTCGGGGCTTTCCGGGAGGACATCGAGTGGCACTGGGAGGACCTGGAGCGCCGGCTGTGGGACTGGGGGCGGTGGATCCGGGAGATGATGGAGGAGAACCGGACGGAGTCCGAGATCCTGGAGGCGCTGCGAACCCGAGCGGACGCCGAGCTGCAAGCCGCCGGTGCCGACCCGGCGTTCTACGATGTGGCCGTGAGCTACGAGAGCGTGGTCGCCGGATACCTGCGCTACTGGCGGAAGCGCGCCGAAGCCCTGGCCCAGCGGGCCGAAGGCTGA
- the csx15 gene encoding CRISPR-associated protein Csx15, translating into MVVLNFAHPLTPEQQRQIEALAGQPVEQVIAIDAQIDPARPLVPQVVSMVDRVGFSPEEWQTRPILILLPSLNYSAGVLLAELHGRMGYFPSIIRMRPVPEAVPPRFEVAEIISLQAVREAARARRGASEGRGSDAS; encoded by the coding sequence ATGGTCGTTTTAAACTTTGCGCACCCACTCACACCGGAACAGCAGCGGCAGATCGAGGCCCTTGCGGGGCAGCCGGTGGAACAGGTCATCGCCATCGACGCCCAGATCGATCCGGCCCGTCCCCTGGTCCCGCAAGTGGTGTCCATGGTGGATCGGGTGGGGTTCTCCCCCGAGGAGTGGCAGACCCGACCCATCCTGATCCTGTTGCCCTCGTTGAACTACAGCGCCGGGGTGCTGCTGGCGGAGCTTCACGGCCGCATGGGCTATTTCCCATCGATCATCCGGATGCGGCCGGTTCCGGAGGCTGTTCCGCCCCGATTTGAGGTGGCGGAGATCATCTCCCTGCAGGCCGTGCGGGAGGCCGCGCGCGCCCGGCGGGGGGCGTCGGAGGGGAGGGGGAGCGATGCGTCTTAA
- a CDS encoding sugar transferase, which yields MRPDVLPSELIRVRSWEEARELEWMGLRAGLVLADSFALLLAFFCSYWIRFETRLPIFYQPESPPVRYYGLLMAALIPVWLLIFAAHRLYAPDHLFHGTSEYMRVIQAASVGMMAAIVASFMEPALVIARGWLLLSWILSIALVGWERFLARRVVYALRARGRLQVPALIIGADEEGRMVAEQLRSSPISGMNLIGVLDPHLPRGKEVLPGLPVLGTPADLPRLVEQLGIREVIVSASALPREALVELFRTFAFHPQVNLRLSSGLYELLATGTEVREVMGVPLLYWRRLRLSPLEQILKAVMDYTLAAGALILLAPLMLLIALAIRLDSPGPVFYRRRVVGLGGKLFDAFKFRTMVVNAEALLEQNPELKEAFRQNYKLRDDPRVTRVGRILRRWSLDELPQLFNVLRGEMSLVGPRMLTPEEISRYGRWALNLLTVKPGITGLWQVSGRADLPYSERVRLDLFYIRNYSLWLDLAILAQTIPAVIRKRGAY from the coding sequence ATGCGTCCGGATGTCTTGCCTTCCGAACTGATCCGCGTGAGATCGTGGGAAGAAGCCCGGGAGCTGGAATGGATGGGGCTGCGGGCCGGCCTGGTCCTGGCTGACAGCTTCGCCCTGCTGCTGGCCTTCTTCTGCTCCTACTGGATCCGCTTTGAGACCCGGCTGCCCATCTTCTATCAGCCAGAGAGCCCGCCGGTTCGGTATTACGGCCTGCTGATGGCTGCCCTGATCCCTGTGTGGCTGCTGATCTTCGCCGCTCACCGCCTTTACGCGCCCGATCATCTTTTCCATGGAACATCGGAATACATGCGGGTGATCCAGGCGGCCAGCGTGGGGATGATGGCGGCCATCGTCGCCAGCTTTATGGAGCCCGCCCTGGTGATCGCGCGGGGCTGGCTGCTGCTTTCCTGGATCCTCTCCATCGCCCTGGTGGGATGGGAACGTTTTCTGGCCCGGCGGGTTGTCTACGCCCTGCGGGCTCGAGGCCGGCTCCAGGTCCCCGCGCTGATCATCGGAGCGGACGAAGAGGGGCGCATGGTCGCCGAGCAGCTTCGATCGTCCCCGATCTCCGGGATGAACCTGATCGGCGTCCTCGATCCCCACCTCCCACGCGGGAAGGAGGTGCTGCCCGGCCTGCCGGTGCTGGGCACACCGGCGGATCTCCCCCGTCTCGTGGAGCAGCTGGGGATCCGGGAGGTCATTGTCTCCGCCAGCGCGCTACCCCGGGAGGCGCTGGTGGAGCTGTTCCGCACCTTCGCCTTCCATCCCCAGGTCAACCTGCGCCTTTCCTCGGGCCTCTATGAGCTCCTGGCTACGGGAACCGAGGTGCGGGAGGTGATGGGCGTTCCCTTGCTCTACTGGCGACGGCTCCGGCTCTCACCCCTGGAACAGATCCTGAAAGCGGTGATGGACTACACCCTGGCCGCTGGGGCGTTGATCCTCCTCGCTCCCCTGATGCTCCTGATCGCCCTGGCCATCCGGCTGGATTCCCCCGGCCCGGTGTTCTATCGGCGGCGCGTGGTGGGGCTGGGCGGGAAGCTCTTCGACGCCTTTAAGTTCCGCACCATGGTGGTGAACGCGGAAGCCCTCCTGGAGCAGAACCCGGAGTTAAAGGAAGCTTTCCGGCAAAACTACAAGCTGCGGGACGATCCGCGGGTGACGCGGGTGGGGCGGATCCTGCGCCGATGGAGCCTGGATGAGCTGCCCCAGCTCTTCAACGTGCTGCGGGGGGAGATGAGCCTGGTGGGCCCCCGGATGCTGACGCCGGAGGAGATCTCCCGCTATGGGCGCTGGGCGCTGAACCTGCTGACCGTCAAGCCCGGTATCACCGGGCTGTGGCAGGTGTCGGGACGGGCGGATTTGCCTTACAGCGAGCGGGTGCGCCTGGACCTCTTCTACATCCGCAACTACAGCCTGTGGCTGGATCTGGCCATCCTGGCCCAGACCATCCCGGCTGTGATCCGGAAACGGGGGGCCTATTGA
- a CDS encoding CRISPR-associated ring nuclease, whose product MEHRPASTMIATLGGQPQVITFALDALLSRGEQIVEVVVLHLAPQDPRTRHALERLDREFPNGFYAHARRPIRLRRVMLKDLRGPMPDITDEHAADVVRMQMMEILQAEKAQGRPLHVVLAGGRRLLALMLFLTAVVHLDYADRVWHLYTPRAFLEVARDGQRMHARPEDGVRLIEVPFPRWGADFPAFRQLTSLQLGQIESPADRIGRCRQVWERLTAAQRRVLAEVVRCERLAQVAEALGLSPKTVDSHLEAIKALCRETWGLSPDHRLSYRDLREWFRPFAPLMDLSTTR is encoded by the coding sequence ATGGAACACAGACCGGCCAGCACGATGATCGCCACGCTGGGTGGGCAGCCGCAGGTGATCACCTTTGCCCTGGACGCCTTGCTGAGCCGCGGCGAGCAGATCGTTGAGGTGGTGGTGTTGCACCTCGCTCCCCAGGATCCCCGAACCCGTCACGCCCTGGAACGCCTGGATCGCGAGTTCCCCAACGGCTTCTACGCCCATGCCCGCCGCCCCATCCGCCTGCGTCGGGTCATGCTGAAGGATCTCCGGGGCCCCATGCCGGATATCACCGATGAGCACGCCGCCGATGTGGTCCGGATGCAGATGATGGAGATCCTTCAAGCGGAGAAGGCGCAGGGCCGTCCCCTCCATGTCGTGCTGGCGGGGGGACGACGCCTGCTCGCCCTGATGCTCTTCCTCACCGCGGTGGTGCATCTGGATTACGCGGACCGGGTGTGGCACCTGTATACCCCTCGCGCCTTCCTGGAGGTGGCGCGGGACGGCCAACGGATGCACGCGCGGCCTGAGGATGGCGTGCGCCTGATCGAGGTGCCCTTCCCCCGCTGGGGGGCGGACTTCCCCGCCTTCCGACAGCTGACCTCCCTGCAGCTGGGGCAGATCGAGTCGCCGGCGGATCGGATCGGGCGTTGCCGGCAGGTCTGGGAACGGCTGACGGCGGCCCAGCGCCGCGTGCTGGCGGAGGTCGTGCGCTGCGAACGGCTGGCGCAGGTCGCGGAGGCCCTGGGCCTGTCGCCCAAGACCGTGGACTCCCACCTCGAAGCGATCAAGGCGCTCTGCCGTGAGACATGGGGGCTGTCCCCTGACCATCGTCTCTCCTATCGGGATCTGCGGGAATGGTTCCGCCCCTTCGCGCCGCTCATGGACCTTTCCACAACCCGATGA